A section of the Pseudomonas sp. FP453 genome encodes:
- a CDS encoding 1-acyl-sn-glycerol-3-phosphate acyltransferase: MELATQVITDKPRQAYYWRLFATAISFLTFGVGGLCLRLLVFPLLSCLPGDARQHQRRARHTISCLFWFFIRLMYRLGILTYSVEGAEKLGRPGQMIVANHPSLIDVVFLIGLMRQTNCVVKQSLFQNPFMRGPVRDAGYISNDGSADMLDAAADALRDGQTLIIFPEGTRTTPGAAPAFHRGGAAIALRGATIVTPVVIKVSPTTLTKAEPWYRIPKRRFHFSLRVGADIEPQAFATLGPAPQASRKLNDYLHDYFIKELAEDERQQQP, encoded by the coding sequence ATGGAACTGGCAACGCAAGTAATCACCGACAAGCCACGGCAGGCCTACTATTGGCGCCTGTTCGCGACCGCCATCAGCTTCCTGACCTTTGGCGTCGGCGGCCTGTGCCTGCGCTTGCTGGTGTTCCCGCTGCTCAGTTGCCTGCCGGGCGATGCCAGGCAGCATCAGCGACGTGCGCGCCACACCATCAGTTGCCTGTTCTGGTTTTTCATTCGCCTGATGTACCGCCTGGGCATCCTCACCTACAGCGTCGAAGGTGCGGAAAAACTCGGTCGCCCGGGGCAGATGATCGTGGCCAACCACCCGTCGCTGATCGACGTGGTGTTCCTCATCGGCCTGATGCGCCAGACCAACTGCGTGGTCAAGCAGAGCCTGTTCCAGAACCCGTTCATGCGTGGCCCGGTGCGCGACGCCGGCTACATCAGCAATGACGGCAGCGCCGACATGCTCGACGCCGCCGCCGACGCCCTGCGCGACGGCCAGACCCTGATCATCTTCCCCGAAGGCACCCGCACCACGCCCGGCGCGGCGCCCGCCTTTCATCGCGGGGGCGCCGCCATTGCACTGCGCGGTGCGACAATCGTCACCCCGGTGGTGATCAAGGTCAGCCCCACCACACTGACCAAGGCCGAGCCCTGGTATCGCATCCCCAAACGCCGCTTTCACTTCAGTTTGCGCGTGGGTGCCGATATAGAACCACAGGCGTTCGCCACACTGGGGCCCGCGCCCCAGGCTTCACGCAAGCTCAACGATTACCTGCATGACTATTTTATTAAGGAGCTCGCCGAAGATGAGCGACAGCAACAGCCTTGA
- a CDS encoding glycosyltransferase family 2 protein: protein MHKPCALIPVYNHEAAVPAVVRSLLDSGLPCLLVDDGSSPTCAAVLAQLATLDNVTLLTLPSNQGKGGAVMAGFREAARLGFSHALQVDADGQHDLRDVDTFLDASRTHPSAIICGYPEYDESVPKGRLYARYLTHVWVWINTLSLQIRDSMCGFRVYPLPPTLALMDSAYIGTRMDFDSDILVRLAWRNQPMRWLPTRVHYPADGLSHFRLFRDNVRISAMHTRLFFGMLVRSPMILWRRWQA from the coding sequence ATGCATAAGCCCTGCGCCCTGATCCCGGTCTACAACCACGAAGCCGCCGTCCCGGCCGTAGTCCGCAGCCTGCTCGACAGCGGCCTGCCCTGCCTGCTGGTAGACGACGGCAGCAGCCCAACGTGCGCGGCAGTGCTTGCACAACTGGCAACCCTGGATAACGTCACCTTGCTGACCCTGCCGAGCAATCAGGGCAAGGGCGGCGCGGTCATGGCCGGTTTCCGCGAAGCCGCGCGCCTGGGCTTCAGCCACGCCCTGCAAGTGGACGCCGACGGCCAGCACGACCTGCGCGACGTCGACACCTTCCTCGACGCCTCTCGCACCCACCCCAGCGCAATCATCTGCGGCTACCCCGAATACGACGAGAGCGTGCCCAAAGGTCGCCTCTACGCGCGCTACCTGACCCACGTATGGGTGTGGATCAACACCCTGTCGCTGCAGATCCGCGACTCCATGTGCGGCTTTCGCGTGTACCCGCTGCCCCCCACGCTGGCGCTGATGGACTCGGCCTACATCGGCACGCGCATGGATTTCGACTCCGACATCCTCGTGCGCCTGGCCTGGCGCAACCAGCCGATGCGCTGGCTGCCGACCCGCGTGCATTACCCGGCGGACGGCCTGTCGCACTTCCGCCTGTTCCGCGACAACGTGCGCATCTCGGCGATGCACACCCGCTTGTTCTTCGGCATGTTGGTGCGCTCGCCGATGATCCTGTGGCGGCGGTGGCAGGCATGA
- a CDS encoding beta-ketoacyl synthase chain length factor, whose amino-acid sequence MINFNIAQWRAWAPGLDCAQDWLAWSKAPVVIPASDASPDVSFLPAMQRRRLSRLARMAFSVGWPLAEGLQDLPLVFISRHGETPRTLDILSDLANDQPLSPTQFSLSVHNAVIGLWSILRNETSEMTALAAAGDGLEHGLLEAAALLNEGAPAVLLVITEEQPPEAYASWIKDVPFPYALGLLLTPGDEWQLELRTATVQPTQTQWPHALNLLRTLLTEQGACQHAWKNRVWNWQRK is encoded by the coding sequence GTGATCAATTTCAACATCGCCCAATGGCGCGCCTGGGCCCCTGGTCTCGACTGCGCGCAAGACTGGCTGGCCTGGAGCAAGGCCCCAGTGGTCATTCCCGCCAGCGACGCCTCCCCCGACGTGTCATTTCTGCCAGCGATGCAGCGCCGTCGCCTGAGCCGCCTGGCACGCATGGCGTTCAGCGTCGGCTGGCCATTGGCCGAAGGCTTGCAGGATCTGCCGCTGGTGTTCATCTCCCGGCATGGCGAAACCCCGCGCACCCTCGACATCCTCAGCGACCTGGCCAACGACCAGCCCCTGTCGCCGACCCAGTTCAGCCTGTCGGTGCATAACGCGGTGATTGGGCTGTGGTCGATCCTGCGCAATGAAACCAGCGAAATGACCGCCCTCGCCGCCGCCGGCGACGGCCTGGAACACGGCTTGCTGGAGGCCGCCGCGCTGCTCAACGAAGGCGCCCCGGCCGTATTGCTGGTAATCACCGAAGAACAGCCACCCGAGGCCTACGCCAGCTGGATCAAGGACGTGCCGTTCCCCTACGCCCTCGGCCTGCTGCTGACGCCGGGCGACGAGTGGCAGCTGGAACTGCGCACCGCCACGGTCCAACCCACTCAAACCCAGTGGCCCCACGCCCTGAACCTGCTGCGCACCCTGCTTACCGAGCAAGGCGCCTGCCAACATGCCTGGAAGAACCGCGTATGGAACTGGCAACGCAAGTAA
- a CDS encoding phosphopantetheine-binding protein: protein MSDSNSLEYDIKTLIIEALGLEDISVDDIGSDQTLFGEGLGLDSVDALELGLAIQKKYGIKIDADAKDTRNHFTNVASLAAFVTARQAA, encoded by the coding sequence ATGAGCGACAGCAACAGCCTTGAGTACGACATAAAGACGCTGATCATCGAGGCCCTGGGCCTTGAGGACATCAGCGTCGACGACATTGGTAGCGACCAAACCCTGTTCGGCGAAGGCCTGGGCCTGGATTCGGTAGACGCCCTGGAACTGGGCCTGGCGATCCAGAAAAAGTACGGCATCAAGATCGATGCCGACGCCAAGGACACCCGCAATCACTTCACCAACGTGGCCAGCCTTGCGGCGTTCGTCACGGCCCGACAGGCAGCTTGA
- a CDS encoding acyl-CoA synthetase family protein, producing MNGLKLEHLLLEPLEQRPVTTEPAMNHAQLWEQSLSLAAGLRARGIQRVAVHLEDAGLLAIALLGAWRAGVSVLLPADLQAQTHQRWDTAVDAWLTDATHLDALYQAPLSAAALDLDACQLSLCTSGSSGEPKRIDKSLRQLANEVDALETLWGADLKGACIIGSVATQHIYGLLFRVLWPLCAGRAFVRKQLAFPEDLQRASREHPQFAWVASPALLKRMGDNLDWPALSQVSRVFSSGGALPIEAAGELYDRLQQWPTEILGSSETGGIAWRQGAQPWQPFADVELSQDADGALRIASPYLPAGHVEQTADAARIHADGRFELLGRLDRIVKLEEKRISLPMLEQALMAHPWVAETRLGVVQENRASLGALVVLSAEGLHALRNQGRRTLTQTLRQHLSQHCEALALPRRWRLLRQLPLNSQGKLPQAQVEALLLAPRPKAPEVLEQVEANGEWTLQLSIPPDLAYFSGHFPVTPVLPGVVQIEWAFNLGQQLLDLPATFAGMEVLKFQQLVRPGDAVELHLRFDQERSKLYFTYRNGDAACSSGRILLETVDA from the coding sequence ATGAATGGGTTGAAACTTGAGCACTTGCTGCTTGAGCCGCTGGAGCAGCGTCCGGTCACCACCGAACCTGCGATGAATCACGCCCAGCTGTGGGAACAGTCCCTGAGCCTCGCGGCGGGGCTGCGCGCGCGCGGTATCCAGCGCGTCGCCGTGCACCTGGAAGACGCCGGTCTCCTGGCGATTGCCCTGCTGGGTGCCTGGCGCGCCGGGGTCAGCGTGCTGCTGCCGGCCGACCTGCAAGCGCAAACCCACCAACGCTGGGACACTGCCGTCGACGCCTGGTTGACCGACGCGACGCACCTCGACGCGCTGTATCAAGCGCCGTTGAGCGCAGCGGCGCTGGACCTCGACGCCTGCCAACTGAGCCTGTGCACCTCCGGCTCCAGCGGCGAGCCCAAGCGCATCGACAAGTCCCTGCGCCAACTGGCCAACGAAGTCGACGCCCTGGAAACCCTGTGGGGCGCAGACTTGAAAGGCGCCTGCATCATCGGCAGCGTCGCCACCCAACATATCTACGGCCTGCTGTTCCGCGTGCTGTGGCCGCTGTGCGCCGGGCGCGCCTTTGTGCGCAAGCAACTGGCCTTTCCCGAGGACTTGCAGCGCGCCAGCCGCGAACACCCACAATTCGCCTGGGTCGCCAGCCCGGCGCTGCTCAAGCGCATGGGCGACAACCTCGACTGGCCGGCGCTGAGCCAGGTGTCGCGGGTGTTTTCCTCCGGCGGCGCGTTGCCCATCGAAGCCGCTGGCGAGCTGTACGACCGCCTGCAGCAATGGCCGACGGAAATCCTCGGCAGCTCGGAAACCGGCGGCATCGCCTGGCGCCAGGGCGCGCAGCCCTGGCAGCCGTTCGCCGACGTGGAGTTGAGCCAGGACGCCGACGGCGCCCTGCGCATCGCTTCGCCCTACCTGCCCGCCGGGCATGTCGAACAGACCGCCGACGCCGCGCGCATCCACGCCGATGGCCGCTTCGAACTGCTCGGGCGCCTGGACCGCATCGTCAAGCTGGAAGAAAAACGCATCTCCCTGCCCATGCTCGAACAAGCGCTGATGGCCCACCCGTGGGTCGCCGAAACCCGCTTGGGCGTGGTACAGGAAAACCGCGCGTCACTCGGTGCATTGGTGGTGCTGAGCGCCGAGGGCCTGCATGCCTTGCGCAATCAGGGCCGGCGCACGCTGACCCAAACCCTGCGCCAGCATCTGAGCCAACACTGCGAAGCCCTGGCGCTGCCGCGTCGCTGGCGCTTACTGCGCCAGCTGCCGCTCAACAGCCAAGGCAAACTGCCCCAAGCCCAAGTCGAGGCGTTGCTGCTGGCGCCACGGCCAAAGGCGCCGGAAGTATTGGAGCAAGTCGAAGCCAACGGCGAGTGGACCTTGCAACTGAGCATCCCGCCGGACCTCGCCTACTTCAGCGGCCACTTCCCGGTCACGCCGGTGTTGCCGGGCGTGGTGCAGATCGAATGGGCGTTCAACCTCGGCCAGCAACTGCTCGACTTGCCCGCGACCTTCGCCGGGATGGAAGTGCTCAAGTTCCAGCAACTGGTGCGCCCGGGCGACGCGGTCGAACTGCACCTGCGCTTTGATCAGGAACGCAGCAAGCTGTACTTCACCTATCGCAATGGCGACGCGGCCTGCTCCAGTGGGCGGATTTTGCTGGAGACCGTCGATGCATAA
- a CDS encoding acyl carrier protein, which yields MQTRDDIFNTLRDALVELFELAPERVTLDANLYQDLEIDSIDAVDLIDHIKRQTGKKIAAEEFKAVRTVDDVVEAVYRLVQPAA from the coding sequence ATGCAAACTCGTGACGATATTTTCAACACCTTGCGCGACGCCCTGGTGGAACTGTTTGAACTGGCGCCGGAACGCGTCACCCTTGACGCCAACCTGTACCAGGACCTGGAAATCGACAGCATCGACGCCGTGGACTTGATCGACCATATCAAGCGCCAGACCGGCAAGAAGATCGCCGCCGAAGAGTTCAAGGCCGTGCGTACCGTGGACGACGTGGTTGAGGCGGTGTACCGCCTGGTGCAACCCGCCGCATGA